Part of the Polaribacter sp. Hel1_33_78 genome is shown below.
TCATGTGTAGATATTGGGTAGAGTATGTGCCATTATGTTTAATCTTTACATAGTTTCCATTACCTCCTCTTCTTGCAGATTCTGAAACGGTTCCGCTTGCAGTTGCAATAATTGGCGTTCCTATATTTGCGGCAAAATCTGTGCCTTTATGAGGTTTTATCCTATTTCCGTAGTAAGCAATCCTTCTTCTTAAATTATATCTTGATGAAATTCTATATTGAAATTTTATAGGTGCTTTTAAGAATTGACTTCGCAACATTTTACCTTCTTGGTCATAATATTCATGAATGTTTAAAATTGAATCCGCAAGAAAACGAAATGCATATAAATCTTTACCTTTGTGCTTAAAAACAGCTGACTTTACTTTTCCGTAACCTGCAAAAATAGTATCATCAATAAATTTTTCTTCATAAACAAACTTAAAAGAATCTCCTTTCTGAAGGGCATAAAAATCTAAAGTCCAAGCATAAATATCCGCTATTGTCCAAGTTAAGTTTGGCCTTAAACCCAAACTATCCATTGTTACAGAAAGATTGGAGTTAATAATTCCATTTACCTCTTTTTCCAAAACTTTAATTGGCTTTTGAAATCTGGATGCGGTGATTAGAGAGTCCTGAAAATCTAAAATTGTTGCGTTTATTTTATTGTGCTTATAAATAAAAACCTGTGCTTTTTCCGAAGAGTCTTTGCTTGCTAAAATAGTATAAGGCTTACCCGCCCTAACCCTTCTAACATCAAAAATTTCATTAACTGAAGTTGCAATTTGATTTATCTTTGGATAGGCAACATGGTGTCTGTCTAAAATAGCGCCAAAACTTTCACCTTCTTTTATGGTGTCTTGAATTAATTTATAATCATCAATTTTATAACCAAATCTAATTTCTGGCTTTGGTTTTTCAATTTGAACAACGGCGTTTTTAATTTCTTTGTTACAAGAAGAAAAAACCAAAATAAACGCTAATAGAGCTACTATTTTTTTCAAGAAAGTTATACTATTTGGGTAGATTTCAAAAGTACAAATAAAATTGATTTATTTTCATTCTAAGAGTAGAACTTAATAAAACGGTTTCGTTAAAATTTTCTAAATCTTTTGAAAAGGATTGGCTAAACCTTTATACTCCTCTAATTCTGCTCTTAAAGAACCTACAGAAAGAGAGGCCATCATTTTTATTGGAATTTTATTCGCATCATCAGTAATCCAAATAGTTACACTTTCTTGTGCTTTAAAAATCCTCCCTGACTGAACTAAAGGTCTAAATATTAAAGAATTGACCTTTCCGAATTTTGTTTTTAAAATCTCTCTTCCCAAAAAACGCAACTTAAAAGGAT
Proteins encoded:
- a CDS encoding peptidoglycan DD-metalloendopeptidase family protein translates to MKKIVALLAFILVFSSCNKEIKNAVVQIEKPKPEIRFGYKIDDYKLIQDTIKEGESFGAILDRHHVAYPKINQIATSVNEIFDVRRVRAGKPYTILASKDSSEKAQVFIYKHNKINATILDFQDSLITASRFQKPIKVLEKEVNGIINSNLSVTMDSLGLRPNLTWTIADIYAWTLDFYALQKGDSFKFVYEEKFIDDTIFAGYGKVKSAVFKHKGKDLYAFRFLADSILNIHEYYDQEGKMLRSQFLKAPIKFQYRISSRYNLRRRIAYYGNRIKPHKGTDFAANIGTPIIATASGTVSESARRGGNGNYVKIKHNGTYSTQYLHMKSRKVRKGNYVKQGDVIGYVGMTGNTGGPHVCYRFWKYGKQVDPLREKLPAAKPMKKEVKPTFFKFIRTLKYQLDYKRVPVQEPEEIKETIAQK